A single Oryzias melastigma strain HK-1 linkage group LG24, ASM292280v2, whole genome shotgun sequence DNA region contains:
- the fkbp1b gene encoding peptidyl-prolyl cis-trans isomerase FKBP1B isoform X2, with translation MGVVVETISPGDGRTFPKKGQTCVVHYIGMLQNGKKFDSSRDRNKPFKFKIGRMEVIKGWEEGVAQMSLGQRAKITCTPDMAYGATGHPGVIPPNATLVFDVELLKLE, from the exons ATGGGCGTGGTCGTGGAAACAATATCCCCCGGCGACG GACGAACATTTCCAAAGAAAGGCCAAACATGCGTGGTTCATTACATAg GTATGCTACAGAACGGAAAAAAGTTCGACTCGTCCCGAGACAGGAACAAACCCTTTAAGTTCAAGATCGGACGGATGGAGGTCATCAAAGGCTGGGAGGAAGGAGTTGCACAG ATGAGCCTCGGCCAAAGAGCTAAAATCACCTGCACACCTGACATGGCGTACGGCGCCACCGGCCATCCCGGGGTCATCCCGCCGAACGCCACCCTTGTTTTTGACGTGGAGCTGCTCAAGCTGGAGTGA
- the LOC112157881 gene encoding WD repeat and coiled-coil-containing protein: MDLGKAKLLRTGLNTLHQAIHPVHGIAWTDGKQVCLTALYFVNGEVKFGDTNVIGQFEHVFGLFWGPLCCSDSPALLAVQHKKHITVWQLQLSALEQNKLLCTQTCEMSEPFPLLSQGCVWHPKLDILAVLTKKDASVLFSVRVDNRRIKADIKGSGLIHCACWTKDGTRLVVAIGSALHSYIWNDIQKSLVACSFCPVFDIGGYICAIEATGEAQVAVATELPLDKICGFNAGIAFDLPTDTESLQTQGSHVLLSDDDTVLDSRRRSFESERSYVPSSSPLDLTHLLARHRRSDPSPLIHLRRRDTVTGSGQDCSHLVLVTFERKVTTTRKVSIPGILVPDIVAFDPRASTVAVASNSCNMVLVYSITASAMPNIQQISLQQNDRPKGVCFLSDKVLLLMVGRQKSNDPAFLPSSNTDKYILRIIAKELINEGGTAITPSSPAHNNEPSSNFCAGIRRNSEHLSKDDRERPGIKDLVLPGRGVVCSPGNRRRLVEEVRSSEASPVTSSVDFSDRAPSSTSIAVDSFDMDHVNRMASLAVAGQVSRDSSRASSPRFEPPDKTEPAPPLPEKAAGPARDRGLDQLVLNMERLFTRFADVQQCLTDIRDFTQNGKKSPSVYPSAQEPPYLNVTCQKQLSENVFIDERRPVLLCDGKLSLRVLQDLFNLAVVEMMYGPLWVVLVADADGFVPLTFKPKDELTVRNGKRKSALRPLGSPENSCPSSPAPNQSLAAASEIST; encoded by the exons ATGGATCTCGGGAAGGCGAAGCTGCTCAGGACGGGTCTCAACACCCTGCACCAAGCCATCCACCCCGTGCACGGAATCGCGTGGACGGACGGCAAGCAGGTGTGCCTGACGGCGCTTTACTTCGTCAATGGAGAGGTGAAGTTTGGCGATACTAACGTCATCGGGCAGTTTGAGCACGTCTTCGGGCTTTTCTGGGGCCCCCTCTGCTGCTCGGACTCTCCGGCACTGTTGGCCGTGCAGCACAAGAAGCACATTACGGTGTGGCAGCTGCAGCTCAGTGCCCTTGAGCAGAACAAGCTGCTGTGCACACAGACCTGCGAGATGAGCGAACCGTTCCCTCTGCTCTCTCAGGGCTGCGTCTGGCATCCCAAACTGGACATTCTGGCCGTCCTGACCAAGAAGGACGCCTCGGTTTTGTTTTCGGTCAGGGTGGACAACAGGAGGATCAAAGCGGACATTAAAGGTAGCGGACTCATCCACTGCGCTTGCTGGACAAAGGACGGGACGCGGCTAGTGGTGGCCATCGGCAGTGCTCTGCATTCCTACATTTGGAATGACATCCAGAAGAGTCTGGTGGCGTGCTCCTTTTGCCCCGTCTTTGACATCGGGGGCTACATCTGTGCGATTGAAGCTACTGGAGAGGCCCAGGTGGCCGTTGCCACAGAGCTGCCGCTTGATAAAATATGCGGGTTCAATGCCGGAATCGCTTTTGACTTGCCCACGGACACCGAGTCCCTCCAGACCCAGGGCTCGCATGTGCTCTTGTCCGACGACGACACCGTTTTGGACTCACGGAGGAGATCTTTTGAGTCAGAGAGATCTTACGTCCCCAGCTCCAGCCCCCTCGACCTCACCCACCTCCTGGCCAGGCACCGGCGGTCTGACCCCAGTCCGCTCATCCACTTGCGCCGCCGGGACACTGTGACCGGATCTGGTCAGGACTGTTCCCACCTCGTTCTGGTGACTTTTGAGCGGAAGGTCACCACCACGCGCAAAGTCAGCATTCCCGGCATCCTGGTCCCGGACATTGTTGCTTTCGATCCACGTGCCTCCACTGTTGCGGTGGCTTCCAACAGCTGCAATATGGTGCTGGTGTACTCCATCACCGCCTCAGCCATGCCCAACATCCAGCAGATCTCCCTGCAGCAGAACGACCGACCCAAAGGAGTCTGCTTCCTCAGCGACAAGGTGCTGCTGTTAATGGTGGGCCGGCAGAAGTCCAACGACCCCGCTTTTCTCCCGTCCTCCAACACCGACAAATACATTCTTCGTATTATCGCGAAAGAGTTAATAAACGAAGGAGGGACGGCCATCACGCCATCCTCCCCCGCTCACAACAACGAGCCTTCCTCTAATTTCTGCGCAGGGATTAGGAGAAACTCGGAGCACCTGTCAAAGGATGACAGGGAGCGTCCAGggataaaagacttggtgttacCTGGAAGGGGGGTTGTTTGCTCACCGGGCAACAGACGCAGGCTGGTGGAGGAGGTGAGGAGCAGCGAGGCCAGCCCCGTCACCAGCTCAGTGGACTTTTCCGACCGAGCCCCATCCAGCACCTCCATCGCCGTGGACAGCTTTGACATGGACCACGTCAACCGGATGGCCAGCCTGGCTGTGGCCGGCCAGGTCAGCAGAGACTCCAGCCGGGCCAGCTCTCCTCGCTTCGAGCCGCCCGACAAGACGGAGCCGGCTCCGCCTCTGCCCGAGAAGGCGGCGGGCCCAGCCAGGGACCGCGGGCTGGACCAGCTGGTTCTCAACATGGAGAGACTTTTTACGCGCTTTGCTGATGTGCAGCAGTGCCTGACGGACATCAGAGATTTCACACAGAACGGAAAGAAGAGCCCAAGCGTTTACCCCAGCGCACAGGAACCGCCGTACCTCAACGTCACGTGTCAG AAACAGTTATCAGAAAACGTGTTTATTGACGAGAGACGGCCTGTGCTTCTGTGCGACGGGAAGCTGAGCCTGCGCGTCCTCCAGGACCTTTTCAACCTGGCCGTTGTGGAGATGATGTACG GTCCCTTGTGGGTCGTCCTGGTGGCCGACGCCGACGGCTTTGTGCCTCTGACCTTCAAACCCAAAGATGAACTGACGGTAAGAAACGGGAAGAGGAAATCAGCTCTGCGACCTCTGGGGAGTCCGGAGAACTCGTGCCCTTCGAGTCCCGCCCCCAACCAAAGCTTGGCCGCAGCCTCAGAGATCTCCACGTGA
- the fkbp1b gene encoding peptidyl-prolyl cis-trans isomerase FKBP1B isoform X1 — MRGKKRCGGRCWGSAVPRNVILSSLKGLWRRTFPKKGQTCVVHYIGMLQNGKKFDSSRDRNKPFKFKIGRMEVIKGWEEGVAQMSLGQRAKITCTPDMAYGATGHPGVIPPNATLVFDVELLKLE; from the exons ATGCGGGGTAAGAAGCGCTGCGGAGGGCGGTGTTGGGGCTCAGCAGTTCCTCGGAATGTGATTTTGAGTTCTCTAAAAGGATTGTGGA GACGAACATTTCCAAAGAAAGGCCAAACATGCGTGGTTCATTACATAg GTATGCTACAGAACGGAAAAAAGTTCGACTCGTCCCGAGACAGGAACAAACCCTTTAAGTTCAAGATCGGACGGATGGAGGTCATCAAAGGCTGGGAGGAAGGAGTTGCACAG ATGAGCCTCGGCCAAAGAGCTAAAATCACCTGCACACCTGACATGGCGTACGGCGCCACCGGCCATCCCGGGGTCATCCCGCCGAACGCCACCCTTGTTTTTGACGTGGAGCTGCTCAAGCTGGAGTGA